A DNA window from Aestuariispira ectoiniformans contains the following coding sequences:
- a CDS encoding alanine/glycine:cation symporter family protein — protein sequence MTRFLALALAMLSMVTGTAAHAQEQGIDAAINDWISPVSNAVVSVIFYSVPVAGTQFPLIVGWLVLAATVFTLYMGFIQFRGVGHAIDLVRGKYSDPDDAGEVSHFQALATALSGTVGLGNIAGVAVAVTIGGAGATFWMILAGLLGMASKFTECTLGVKYRNEYEDGTVSGGPMYYLSKGLAERGKTGLGKVLAVGFAICCIGGAMGGGNMFQANQAYLQFVNVTGGEASLFFGRGWLFGLIMAAVVGLVIIGGLKSIARVTEKIVPFMGVLYVLAAVVIIAMNFDQIGAAFHQIIDGAFTGEGIAGGMVGALIQGFKRAAFSNEAGIGSAAIAHSAVRTKEPVTEGFVGLLEPFVDTVVVCTMTALVIVITGALGTEGVSGVALTSLAFESVNGWFPYILALAVILFAFSTMISWSYYGLKAWTYLFGETKGSALVFKLLFCIFVVIGSSMSLGPVIDFSDSMIFAMGIFNIIGLYLLMPVVKRELTGYMRRVKSGEIRQYAKA from the coding sequence ATGACACGTTTTCTGGCACTGGCGCTGGCCATGCTTAGCATGGTGACCGGCACCGCCGCCCATGCGCAGGAGCAGGGCATCGACGCCGCCATCAATGACTGGATTTCTCCGGTATCCAATGCCGTGGTCTCCGTCATCTTCTATTCCGTGCCGGTCGCCGGCACACAATTTCCGCTGATCGTCGGCTGGCTTGTCCTGGCCGCCACGGTCTTTACCCTTTACATGGGTTTCATCCAGTTCCGCGGGGTCGGTCACGCCATCGACCTGGTGCGCGGCAAATATTCCGACCCGGACGATGCCGGTGAGGTCTCTCATTTCCAGGCCCTGGCAACCGCTCTTTCCGGTACGGTCGGCCTGGGCAATATCGCAGGCGTTGCCGTTGCGGTGACCATCGGTGGCGCGGGGGCCACCTTCTGGATGATCCTGGCGGGCCTGCTTGGCATGGCCTCCAAATTCACCGAATGCACGCTGGGTGTGAAATACCGCAACGAATATGAAGACGGCACTGTTTCCGGCGGTCCGATGTATTACCTGTCCAAAGGCCTGGCCGAACGGGGGAAAACCGGCCTGGGCAAGGTGCTCGCAGTGGGCTTTGCCATCTGCTGTATCGGCGGCGCAATGGGCGGCGGCAATATGTTCCAGGCAAATCAGGCCTATCTGCAGTTCGTCAACGTGACCGGCGGCGAGGCAAGCCTGTTCTTCGGGCGCGGCTGGCTGTTCGGCCTGATCATGGCGGCTGTTGTCGGCCTGGTCATCATCGGCGGCCTCAAATCCATCGCACGCGTGACGGAAAAGATCGTCCCCTTCATGGGCGTTCTCTATGTGCTGGCAGCCGTAGTCATCATCGCCATGAACTTTGACCAGATCGGCGCTGCTTTCCATCAGATCATCGACGGCGCCTTCACCGGCGAAGGCATTGCCGGTGGCATGGTTGGCGCATTGATCCAGGGCTTCAAACGCGCCGCCTTCTCCAACGAGGCAGGCATCGGGTCGGCCGCCATCGCGCATTCCGCCGTCCGCACCAAGGAACCCGTGACCGAAGGCTTCGTCGGCCTGCTTGAACCCTTTGTCGACACTGTCGTCGTCTGCACCATGACGGCCCTCGTCATTGTGATCACCGGCGCATTGGGCACCGAAGGCGTGTCCGGCGTGGCGCTAACGTCGCTGGCCTTTGAAAGTGTAAATGGCTGGTTCCCGTATATCCTGGCACTGGCGGTCATTCTTTTCGCCTTCTCCACCATGATTTCCTGGTCCTACTACGGCCTGAAGGCCTGGACCTATCTGTTCGGGGAAACGAAAGGTTCCGCCCTTGTCTTCAAGCTGCTGTTCTGTATCTTCGTCGTGATCGGCTCTTCCATGAGCCTGGGTCCGGTGATCGACTTTTCAGACAGCATGATTTTCGCCATGGGCATTTTCAACATCATCGGCCTCTATCTGCTGATGCCGGTGGTGAAGCGGGAACTGACCGGCTATATGCGCCGCGTCAAATCCGGTGAGATCAGGCAATACGCAAAAGCCTGA